Proteins co-encoded in one Pseudophryne corroboree isolate aPseCor3 chromosome 1, aPseCor3.hap2, whole genome shotgun sequence genomic window:
- the LOC135029552 gene encoding paraneoplastic antigen Ma2-like: MEISGEDIYSWCRSKGVDVQKSVGILGNFVDIIEEDIISEIKKMYGVKQPHIADKWKDVSDEICAVLISNDNQLDASVIPANILIERIPGRRLQVRWPVDKYINEGEKAIIKEDSKVESTSAGCVHNTSNTSEETSMGEEKIDPQVENVMDKVVSHFERWHYEGGYRRLRIFSGVIPVPSGEESYDVWREAAVQHSEEWRCPEHIKKQRIVESLRGPAMGIIHATRRSNSHATLKNYFDALDYSFGTLEDVGDLLTRLNQTYQEPTETLTTYIYRLDKILYKLLDKGGVNPPEIDTMRLKYILRGAMTTNPVAQRLRCKIPRDPPPTLGELIREVKLEEVQIENCEKNLKRVKVIVPTSEVPSVNEHLLKALEEQNKKLDQLISLQSTLSSNPRIHQAGRGRGFNRRPASMRNLTCYRCGQLGHRSFECIQNESTRVHENSSELGSTSRTENGKGTSMNPASTPRL; encoded by the coding sequence ATGGAGATCAGTGGAGAGGATATTTATAGCTGGTGTAGAAGTAAGGGGGTGGATGTACAGAAAAGTGTGGGTATTCTGGGAAATTTTGTTGATATTATTGAAGAAGATATTATTagtgaaataaaaaaaatgtatggagTGAAACAACCGCATATTGCAGATAAGTGGAAAGATGTTAGTGATGAGATATGTGCCGTTTTAATAAGTAATGACAATCAGCTAGATGCGTCAGTAATCCCAGCTAATATTCTAATAGAAAGGATACCGGGTAGGAGATTGCAAGTGAGGTGGCCAGTCGATAAGTATATAAATGAAGGAGAGAAAGCCATAATTAAAGAAGATAGTAAAGTGGAGAGTACTAGCGCAGGATGTGTTCATAATACTAGTAATACATCCGAAGAAACATCTATGGGTGAAGAAAAAATAGATCCACAAGTGGAGAATGTAATGGATAAAGTTGTTAGCCATTTTGAAAGATGGCATTACGAAGGGGGATATAGAAGACTAAGGATATTTTCTGGGGTAATTCCAGTTCCCTCTGGAGAAGAGAGCTACGATGTATGGAGGGAGGCGGCAGTACAACATTCCGAGGAGTGGAGGTGTCCGGAGCATATTAAAAAACAGAGAATTGTGGAAAGCCTAAGAGGACCAGCGATGGGAATCATTCATGCTACCAGGAGAAGTAACTCCCATGCTACATTAAAAAACTATTTTGATGCTCTGGACTATTCTTTTGGGACATTAGAAGATGTGGGAGATCTGTTGACTCGATTAAATCAGACTTATCAAGAACCTACTGAAACCCTCACCACTTATATATATCGTTTAGACAAAATTCTTTATAAATTGTTAGATAAAGGAGGGGTTAATCCCCCAGAAATTGATACCATGCGACTAAAGTATATATTGAGAGGAGCTATGACTACCAATCCTGTAGCTCAAAGATTAAGGTGTAAGATACCCAGGGATCCTCCTCCTACTTTAGGAGAATTGATAAGAGAAGTTAAATTGGAAGAAGTACAAATTGAAAATTGCGAAAAAAATCTAAAAAGAGTCAAAGTTATTGTTCCTACCTCTGAAGTTCCTTCTGTTAATGAACACTTGCTAAAAGCTTTAGAGGAACAAAATAAGAAATTAGATCAGTTAATTTCTTTACAGAGTACCTTATCTTCAAATCCTAGGATACATCAAGCGGGCAGGGGGAGAGGTTTCAATAGACGACCAGCTAGTATGAGAAACCTCACTTGTTATAGATGTGGGCAATTAGGACATCGTTCTTTTGAATGTATACAGAACGAAAGTACCAGAGTCCATGAGAACAGTTCGGAGTTGGGGTCAACATCTAGGACGGAAAACGGGAAAGGGACGTCGATGAACCCCGCATCGACTCCCCGATTATAA